In Arachis stenosperma cultivar V10309 chromosome 1, arast.V10309.gnm1.PFL2, whole genome shotgun sequence, one DNA window encodes the following:
- the LOC130946014 gene encoding uncharacterized protein LOC130946014, which produces MALLEMGANVQCDGYFPGYYSARDLLFESERSPWTSSNVNSELKNELHYVGSLPVSSPCNLLGYNKELLKQTILKHEAIFRDQIHELHRIYNKQKELMEDIKRNESYKQHLRLEASSWSASSLPSKNAQKISYSPNLPWSTAQSLPPGASLQENGKKICPTPVPIVTEESFKDSKPSESKYRKVGKKILDLQLPANEYIDSEEGECLENGSVTDVLQVSAYSLNGSSKVVCGNGEKPYGINSNGFAGLNLQFKLEEATSKSYDLAAPTHNRNNAFYDLSKTTKLSYQNFPNDVIWNLNKRKDPENFSGNPLLEQRKIQEQMCRGQSGGALDSFSKVICTGKQSDSIELLRKNMEQFNDPPYFHPLNHVSEPWPVRKFSSNGSQVQGFMSNGSLGSSNAPRTCSQYDKLSSGISPAELWKTPAYCGQSSIAVPALPFLSSSVSLGQSSKSLMGISVFTQDESYQCKSGKPGHDLDGRHFLLGSRSKPLDLPSISSNDPNSSAKHDSLDSDELRMNIMGSKDVGTLKNLNLNIAPAGYFDITALQSIQIPRKENNLQDSSRGLPWLKEKVVFKGKQSEGSKIATQIDSVFTNSCNVELKKTEESDLSADKILALHCNEGPQMSSDRQPLHVPNQLKSQGADGIEGKCIFDGKLSCIQSLPPAEYTGKNEQKKQESLAGIIDLNSCMIEEENMLMEVDLQAPISPENKECSPPRGESDENQLEMPFQLAGQEDPEAQEEQARVAAEALVTISGFVDNDGLKKTTCLLSESSARSPLHWFAGIASTAADHPENNAGWSSAVNNLDDFSPINMDYFEFMTLNLTETKVLDCCYSNTIGQMEQVGGSTSPTQPRKGRPNRGRWRKDFQSEILSSLASLTRYEVTEDLQIIGGLVAAGTHSETGSLRSAGKNVSARGRRRSGTSISNNTELHLNKITSTTGFGTEKGCLISWGKICRKRRGKRLPTTKPHHILNQVYN; this is translated from the exons ATGGCATTATTGGAAATGGGCGCAAACGTGCAATGTGACGGCTACTTTCCAGGATATTATTCAGCAAGAGATCTCCTGTTTGAATCTGAACGCAGCCCATGGACCTCATCTAATGTTAACAGTGAGCTTAAGAATGAGTTGCATTACGTTGGTTCCTTGCCGGTATCATCGCCTTGTAACCTTCTAGGCTACAACAAGGAACTTCTAAAACAGACAATACTCAAGCATGAAGCCATATTCAGGGACCAA ATTCATGAGCTCCACCGCATTTATAACAAACAGAAGGAGTTGATGGAAGATATTAAAAGAAATGAATCATATAAACAGCACTTGAGGTTGGAGGCATCATCATGGTCAGCTTCTTCTTTGCCATCCAAAAATGCCCAAAAGATATCTTACTCGCCAAACTTGCCGTGGTCTACGGCTCAATCATTGCCACCGGGGGCTTCTCTACAAGAGAACGGCAAGAAAATATGTCCCACTCCTGTTCCGATAGTGACCGAAGAATCTTTCAAAGATTCTAAACCATCAGAATCCAAATACAGAAAAGTTGGCAAAAAGATATTGGATCTTCAGCTTCCGGCTAACGAATACATTGATAGTGAAGAAGGTGAATGTTTAGAAAATGGAAGTGTCACTGATGTGCTGCAAGTCTCAGCTTATTCTTTAAATGGATCTTCCAAAGTTGTGTGTGGCAATGGTGAGAAACCATATGGAATCAATTCTAATGGTTTTGCTGGCTTAAATTTACAATTTAAGCTTGAAGAAGCAACTTCAAAGTCTTATGATTTGGCAGCCCCTACACATAATAGGAACAATGCCTTTTATGATCTGTCAAAGACAACAAAATTGAGCTATCAGAATTTTCCAAATGATGTCATTTGGAATTTGAACAAGCGAAAGGATCCTGAAAATTTCTCAGGAAACCCTCTGTTGGAACAGAGAAAGATACAGGAGCAGATGTGTAGAG GGCAAAGTGGTGGTGCATTGGATTCTTTTTCCAAAGTTATTTGTACAGGAAAGCAATCTGATTCAATTGAACTATTAAGAAAGAATATGGAACAATTTAATGACCCTCCATATTTTCATCCGTTAAATCATGTTAGCGAACCTTGGCCAGTGAGGAAGTTTTCTAGCAATGGTTCACAAGTTCAAGGTTTCATGAGTAATGGCTCACTTGGATCCAGCAATGCACCTCGCACATGCTCTCAATATGATAAGTTAAGTTCTGGGATTTCACCCGCTGAGTTATGGAAAACACCTGCTTACTGTGGCCAAAGCTCAATAGCAGTTCCGGCACTTCCTTTTTTAAGCTCTTCAGTATCATTGGGTCAAAGTTCTAAAtcattgatgggaatttcagtGTTCACTCAAGATGAGAGTTATCAGTGTAAAAGTGGTAAACCTGGCCATGATTTAGATGGCCGACACTTTCTTCTGGGCAGCAGGTCCAAGCCGTTGGATCTTCCATCAATTAGTTCTAATGATCCCAATAGCAGTGCCAAGCACGATTCATTGGATAGCGATGAGCTTCGGATGAATATCATGGGTTCTAAAGATGTGGGAACTCTCAAGAATCTAAACCTGAATATTGCACCTGCTGGTTATTTTGATATAACAGCACTTCAAAGCATTCAGATTcctagaaaagaaaataacctTCAGGATTCAAGTAGGGGGCTGCCATGGCTTAAGGAAAAGGTTGTATTCAAAGGAAAACAGAGTGAAGGGAGTAAAATTGCTACCCAGATTGATTCTGTTTTCACAAATTCTTGTAATGTGGAGTTAAAGAAGACTGAGGAGAGTGACCTTAGTGCGGATAAGATTCTTGCGCTTCACTGTAATGAGGGGCCTCAAATGTCGTCTGATCGTCAACCTTTGCATGTCCCGAACCAATTGAAAAGCCAAGGTGCTGATGGAATTGAGGGAAAATGCATATTTGATGGAAAGTTATCTTGCATTCAATCACTACCCCCTGCTGAGTATACAGGGAAGAATGAGCAGAAGAAACAAGAATCTCTGGCTGGTATTATTGACCTAAATTCATgcatgattgaggaagagaatATGCTGATGGAGGTTGATCTCCAGGCACCTATCAGTCCAGAAAACAAGGAATGCTCGCCGCCTAGAGGAGAATCCGATGAAAACCAGCTTGAGATGCCATTTCAATTGGCAGGACAAGAGGATCCGGAAGCGCAAGAGGAGCAAGCTAGAGTTGCTGCCGAGGCTTTGGTTACCATATCAGGATTTGTGGACAACGATGGTCTCAAAAAGACAACTTGTTTATTGTCCGAATCTTCTGCAAGAAGTCCTCTTCACTGGTTTGCTGGCATTGCTTCCACAGCAGCAGATCATCCAGAGAATAATGCAGGTTGGAGCAGTGCAGTGAACAATCTCGATGACTTTTCTCCTATCAACATGGATTACTTTGAGTTCATGACTTTAAATTTGACCGAGACAAAAGTCCTAGATTGCTGCTATAGTAACACTATTGGCCAGATGGAGCAAGTAGGCGGATCAACTTCGCCAACTCAGCCAAGGAAGGGCCGGCCAAATAGGGGAAGGTGGCGGAAGGACTTCCAAAGCGAAATCCTCTCTAGCCTTGCTTCTTTGACAAGGTACGAGGTGACCGAGGATCTTCAGATCATAGGAGGTCTTGTAGCTGCTGGTACCCACTCGGAAACAGGTTCTCTAAGAAGTGCAGGTAAAAATGTGTCAGCCAGGGGGCGCCGTCGATCCGGTACTTCGATTTCTAACAACACAGAGTTGCATTTGAACAAGATAACTAGTACCACTGGATTTGGAACTGAGAAAGGGTGCCTAATAAGCTGGGGAAAGATTTGTAGAAAGAGAAGGGGGAAGAGACTTCCCACTACTAAACCCCATCATATTTTGAACCAAGTATATAACTAA